The genome window AAGGATAATTATTATGATTCAGACAAAACTATCAGCCCAGTTACAACGGCAAAACGGAGCGCAAGAACAGAGATTTAAGAAAAATTGTCGAGAGGTTCGATGAGGACGTATCCAAAATCATAATACCGGAGTCAGTGTGCCGGTTTATTCTCGAAATGAATCTGATGATGTCGCCGGATGTGTAAAGTCATTTCTGGAAGTTCGACTTTAAAAGGTGTTGAAATACCACAGATAATGGATTTTATCCTTCATTTCTTTTTTGTCATGAGACATTTAATAATTTCCCCTTCGACATAAGATATTCAGCGAAATCTTTATCTCTATCCAGGTCAATTAAATCCACTGGATAATCGAGAGCAAACATCAGCTCGCTATAAACTTTGAAAAATTTGTCAGGTGGACAACCTTTAACTGCTAAATCTATATCAGAAGACTCTTTATCCTTATCAAGAATAGAACCATAGACATAAATTTCATCACAGCCAGCTTCTTTTAAAATTTCTACAGCTTTATCAACTTGATCTTGGTGGTCCCTGGGGATTACATTTTTCATGTTTTTAGCACCCTGTAAAAGATAACTAACAATTTTTAGCCTCAACTTTGTTTGAAATATTTTAGGCAGCAGTGTCTCGCTCCTATCTGTATTTAAATTATATCACATTCAGCAGCATTATGGAAAGGCCTGGATGAAGCAGGCTATACTGAAGAAGAAATTCACTCAATCCTTGAAAATTATCGAAAAGGCAGAAGGTTAGGAAAAATCGAATCAATTGAGATGCTATTAAAAAAATATTCTGCTGGACTTTCGGAAAAGAACTTTTCGAAATAAAAGAAAAGCCTTTATTAAATTGATTATGCCATCTCTTTCAACTTATCACAAAATTCCTCGAGTTCTTCTATCATCATATTAGCAGCCCGGTCAAATTTATCAACTACAATTTTTTGTTTTTGCCAATCCAATTTCCCATCATAAAGATGGCGAAAAACATGTCTAAAAGCTCTAAAATCATCCAGAATCAGATAAAGTTCGTGACTTATTACTGCGGGACGTACACCCTCGATTTCCATTTTCATCCGTTTTAATAGTTTTTTGTGCCATTCATTATTCTCAGCAACATTTTCAAAAAATCTGGCAATATTTTTAAAAATATTTTCGCAGGCATTATAAAAATTGTGAAGTTTATACCCGATAATAACCTGCTCATTATCTTTAGGGTTTTCCCAATCAATGTGGTCAATAAAATCGTCAAATTCAGATTTTATTTCTTTTATGCTTTCAAGGTCTTCTTTGATTTCTGCTCTCAATATTTCAATTTTCTCCTGCAAGAAGTACCTCTCCTTTCCTTTTGA of Halarsenatibacter silvermanii contains these proteins:
- a CDS encoding antitoxin produces the protein MRAEIKEDLESIKEIKSEFDDFIDHIDWENPKDNEQVIIGYKLHNFYNACENIFKNIARFFENVAENNEWHKKLLKRMKMEIEGVRPAVISHELYLILDDFRAFRHVFRHLYDGKLDWQKQKIVVDKFDRAANMMIEELEEFCDKLKEMA
- a CDS encoding nucleotidyltransferase family protein, whose product is MKNVIPRDHQDQVDKAVEILKEAGCDEIYVYGSILDKDKESSDIDLAVKGCPPDKFFKVYSELMFALDYPVDLIDLDRDKDFAEYLMSKGKLLNVS